The genome window ATTGGCGAGCGGTGTCGCGATGCATTTCCTCCAGGCGTTCCAGCGCCTGCGTCTTCAGCGGCATCAGATGTGGCCGGCAGAAAAGCAGCTCCGTTTTGTGCtcgaaaaataattttccgGTTGTGGGCTCAATCAGATCGATTTTCTGCAGGACCTCGGCCTCCACTGAGGACATCCTTTGGCGCTCCGCGGGCGGTcaggggcgtggccggggtGTGGTGGGAGCTGGCCTTAGTGGTATCTACGCTACGCCGGTACCAGTTCACCTTTCCTTCGtcgtgtttgtttgtttttttctcgGTGAATCAAATCAATCGACTTTATCAAAAAGTGTGAACGTGTGCGTGGGTGGGCCTTACAGCACTGTTAAATTAAGTGTAACGTGTGTTTTCATATTGACATGCTCTGGTCACACTGAACTATGTTGTTTAGATGGgaatttattcattttttacCACTTTTGTGGGTCGGAAATCATTTATAAAGCcaaatacatttatatttaagaATGCTTATTTACAATCGTAGCTAGTTTCAAATATTTAGATCTTGACCAACACTATAAACAACAAACTCCTTTGTAGCGAGTTGGC of Drosophila mauritiana strain mau12 chromosome 3R, ASM438214v1, whole genome shotgun sequence contains these proteins:
- the LOC117142445 gene encoding BBSome-interacting protein 1, whose translation is MSSVEAEVLQKIDLIEPTTGKLFFEHKTELLFCRPHLMPLKTQALERLEEMHRDTARQLQKKRQQKKKSTEPTGSL